The following coding sequences lie in one Musa acuminata AAA Group cultivar baxijiao chromosome BXJ3-1, Cavendish_Baxijiao_AAA, whole genome shotgun sequence genomic window:
- the LOC135628513 gene encoding non-functional NADPH-dependent codeinone reductase 2-like — protein MQMEVEPQVVLNSGRRMPLLGMGTATYPVPPDETITTAVIDAIGLGYRHLDTASVYGSERAVGRAIATALERGLIGSRDELFVTTKLWCTDMHADRVVPALQESLRTLGLEYIDLYLIHHPVRLKGEKRMVFTGEDVIPLDMPTVWEAMEKCQSLGLAKSIGVSNFTCKKLADLLNHARIPPAVNQVEVNPIWQQRKLRDFCSEKGIHVSAYSPLGAIGVFWGSNEVMECEEVKRIAQSVGKSIAQVCLRWGVEQGVSVLVKSFNGERLKENMQIFDWHLKEEDKERLSLVPQKRLILVEPFISPTGFYKSHAEFWDGDV, from the exons ATGCAGATGGAGGTAGAGCCGCAGGTAGTGTTAAATTCGGGGCGAAGGATGCCGTTGCTCGGCATGGGGACGGCCACCTACCCGGTGCCGCCCGACGAAACCATAACGACGGCGGTGATCGACGCCATCGGGCTCGGGTACCGCCACTTGGACACGGCCAGCGTCTACGGCTCGGAGCGGGCCGTCGGCCGGGCCATAGCGACCGCTCTGGAGAGAGGGCTGATCGGTAGCCGCGACGAGCTCTTCGTCACCACCAAGCTGTGGTGCACCGACATGCACGCCGACCGCGTCGTCCCTGCACTGCAAGAGTCTCTCAG GACTTTGGGATTGGAGTACATCGATCTGTATCTTATTCACCACCCTGTTAGACTAAAAGGTGAGAAACGAATGGTTTTCACCGGCGAGGACGTAATTCCCTTGGACATGCCAACCGTGTGGGAAGCAATGGAGAAATGTCAGAGTCTAGGTTTAGCTAAATCTATCGGGGTGAGCAACTTCACATGCAAGAAGCTAGCTGACCTACTCAACCATGCAAGAATTCCACCTGCTGTGAACCAG GTGGAGGTGAATCCTATTTGGCAGCAAAGAAAACTACGAGACTTCTGCTCGGAGAAGGGAATTCATGTGAGTGCATACTCTCCGCTTGGTGCGATTGGAGTCTTTTGGGGCTCCAATGAAGTGATGGAATGTGAAGAGGTCAAAAGAATTGCTCAGTCTGTGGGGAAAAGCATAGCCCAG GTATGCTTAAGATGGGGTGTCGAACAAGGTGTGAGCGTTTTGGTGAAAAGCTTTAACGGGGAGAGGCTCAAGGAGAACATGCAGATATTTGACTGGCATCTGAAAGAGGAGGACAAGGAAAGGTTGAGCTTAGTACCACAGAAAAGGCTTATTCTGGTTGAGCCATTTATATCACCCACTGGTTTCTACAAGTCTCATGCTGAATTTTGGGATGGTGATGTGTAG